The DNA sequence GAGATGATAACTGGTTCCCATGGTACCCCATACAGATCTGGCCCCGGTCGAATGTCATCAGGCAGTGATGACACAACCTAGAGGGAGAGAGGATTGTTGGACATAGGAGGTGATTTTATTGACATTGttgagttctttttttttgttttgttttttgttgtttacttaGAGAAATGCACATAGAGCACTCCTCATTGTGGACATTAGGATTAGCAAGTTAGTACTTCATAGGCCTACTACCTTGCAAGCCATGTCTACACTATAcatcttcctttttttcagTGAATGTTTTAATGGTAGACAAGATTTTAACCAGCCTGCAATTAACGCTAGATTTTCTTTCAGACTCACCTGTTTTGAAAAATCTTTTGCTTCAGTGTAATAAATATGTCTTTATACAAAGTCTATACTATTATCATATATTATACTaatctcattttttttattaggacCAAACACCATGTGTTGTAGTATAGTTAAAATCTTCCGCTAGATACTTGTTAATACATCAACTAATAATATAGCAGAGGTAAATTTACAGCCTGGAAAGTTTACTAAcgttaaacaatgtttttaatgaaaagaataaaagcAGAACTAAACCTGATTACAGAGACTGACGTTCCTTACAAGTAGTTAGGTGGCTAACTATCAGCTAACTGTATGAAGAGTCAGATATTTCAAAATCTTATataaaaattctaaaataaCCTTGACAGCTATTTAGCATCACTGATGTTAAACACTTGGTAAAAATGAGAGGTCCACGGTCAATATATGTGACTACCAAGGCATTATCGACCAACGCTAGCTTGCATGACAGTCCGTTACGTTCCTTCAGCTGTGAATGCTAACGAGAAAATGCTAACGAAACCTGCCACATAACGTACATCTTTCACTTTCTCCACCGCGATACTGTAGTAAGCTTCTGCCGTCGCCTGGAAGTCGACCCCTTTGCTGGTCAACTGGTCTGTTGCCGGGTTTTCTGCCATGTCCGAATTATTTCATTTGGCTGATATTTCTGTCATGTAGTATTTACGCCAAcattagaaacaaaaaatagacCCATCAACCGGGTTAGCGGCGATTTCACATCCTATTTACAACACCGACTCTAGAGTAGACCACGTCTAGCTCCACGTCGGGGTTAGGCAGGAGACGTATAATTCTTTCTGCAAAGTCCATATGACACAAAtaattggcttttttttctggaaatatCTTCATCAAAGAAGTATGACCTGTATAAAAAGATAACGCAacatataaacattttcaatgCACTTACAAGTTGGCTTAAATTACACTTCACCCCCCACGAATGTAAATGGTTCATTCGCAACGTCACCAATTGTAAAACGCCACACTGGCACAACGGAGCGCTTTAAGAGTGACGCCATAATATAGTGATGGTAGAATTGAGgctttttaaagctttgaacCAGTTGACGCAATTGATTTAGAcaatagttaattttttttggaaacatttgaaacacGAGTTTGGGAACATCTGAGAATTGTACATATAATGGAATGATTTGGAATGATGACGATTCAAAGATTTGGAGAATATACAATTTTTGGAAAAATAGCTACATTTTAGAattctgcaaaaacaatgtgTGGTGCGAAGAAGTGCCTGTGTGACTTAAGTGGGGGGTGTTATCACTGTTTCAGTCATTATCAGAATACCATTGTGTTTGAATAAACtaaatgagctaccaaactctgcacgctcagcaacctcactcccaatataAAAAATTGCTGAAGCAGAACTCTCTCTGCACTTTCATATGCACAAAAAACAACCTCTTAAGTCACACTGGACAAAAGTGTCAtgtatacattatttatatttgataacttgtcattattatttgtatGCATGTGCTATATTTTGATTTGGGAATTCCAATAAGTTCAGGTTGATCTTCAATCAGTGGTTGTCTGTAGCTCACCAGATGTGAAGCAGTCTCAGCCTGAACTTATggtgaatggtctgcacttatatagcacttttctacctattggcactcaaagcactttacactgcttctcattcacccattcacttTTTCAGCCAAACAACTGTCACCGAATCAAAGAACATTTCAGAATCTTCTTCAAGTTCGGACACCAATACAGATGAGATGCCTGAGTCAGAAGCCACTCTGACTACTGCACAAAAATCAGATTCTACTACTGATGCAAGTGAGGTTTCAGAGGGATTTCAGGGAGATTTGAACGAAGATTCTACCATCGCCATATCCACAAAGCAGCACACACAACGTCTGCCTTCTAGTGAGCTCCATTCTCATCTCAATACTCCCACTCCACATGCAGGAACCCTTCTCCAAACAAAAGCCCTGTCCAAACTTTACAAAAACCTCCTCACCCATGTGAGTGTGGATGAGATGTCCATTTTGATAGACTTGTTTGGGCCATACAAGATGCAGTTTTTGGATTATATTTTGGGCAGTTCGGAAACTGTGGCCAATGATCCCAATAATAATGAGTCAATATTGTCAGATGTAGAGAGACTGCTGCATTACCACAGGGAGACTCTGGTCACTGCCAGCATGAGGCTCACTGATACACAACAGGATTGTAGTGCAAGTGTCAACTGAGTGACAATTCAAAGATTTCGAGAATATATTTGAGTTAAGTAGTGCAAGTGTTAACAGCAGCAGTTACAGTTTATGTTCTGTAAAAGATTCACCTTGGGGTTGGCCCCTAGCGGCGACGAGAAACGACTACGAGAAAACCACGTGACGTAGTGCATTAACACACGCTTCAAATCAGTGTTTCGAAAAAGAATTGTCATAATGGTTTTGTTTCCGCCCATCACTACTATGAGAAACAGCTGTCATTaagataaatacaaattaactCTTATTTCCTGCGAAGCACATGACCACTTGAAACTTGCTTTGAATTACAACCACCCATAATAACACAGTCTCAATAGGAATCGCTTGGAGAAGTAACATTAACCTAGTGCTCTAAAATGATATAATCACTCTACTGGATTCATTATCATCCATTTGAAACCAGTGATTCACCAGATTTCTAAAAACATATGAAACTATTTGCTGTTACCATAGTGATTGTCGCCAGCTGGCTCAGAGTGTGTAATGAACACACCAGGATTAAGGAATGTGAGTGATGTGGACGGAGAAAGGCCAACTTGTCAGCTGAGACTTAGGTGAAGCTGAATGTCAGAGGTAGAGTCAGATTAAAATGTCATAAGTTCAGTGTCTTAAAGAACTAGACTTCACAGTTTGCACATACTTGTAAAGCACCCAGATATAACCAAAACTGCccgtacaaaaacaaaattctaaactaaaatatattgACGTAACATGACAAGTGATTTATACTAGATCCATCCTAATTTTACAAATTGTAAATGATCTGTGTTCACTAGACTGTTAGGATAACACCTAGAGAATTTGCATAATCCACACTAGCGTTCATAACAACTGAGAGAAATGAATACAAGTGCTTTGTTTGAAAAGTAAACAAATTCCTGAAATTctgtatgtgattttttttttacattctttgtCTCACTTAACACTCTTAGATTTCTGTCACTGGTATATGACAAATTACATATATGGCACTGATCATTCATTGATACTTTCACCTCCATTTGGCATCCTTCATGAAGTCTGAAGATAATTCTAACCTGCACAGTAATCCATATGAGGAGCTCTCTTACTGCCTGAGCATGGGTGGCTGAGTCTTCAGTGGCCTGATGAACAAAGTCCAGAATTTGCTTCATTAAACCTGGAATTAGATTGACATTGATATAATGGAGATTAGAATTAAAACCCTCCAAATCTGTTAcaagaaaatatttgtaaaatgtaaaataatggtCTGGCCATGCCATAATGTCCCAGCAGAAGGAGGATGCAGCACAGCGAGAAGCTTCTTCTCATATGCTAGTGCATATTATAATTTAATCGTCTTTCAATCCATCTTGATTAAGAAATACCAGAGTCATTCATACCTTCCAGTGGTTGTGGTGATCCTGGCTGAAAGCGAGGATGGGACTCAATCCCATTTTCAGTTCCTAAATCTCTCCTGATGTTTGTATCGTAGTCTGAGGAAAAATCTTGTGTCTTTCTTGACTCTTCCTTATCTTTGCTGTGAGTCCCACAGCTTGCACCGAAACAGCTGGCCTCCGCTGTATTTGACAGGGGGAACACATGGATTCTAAATTACACAAAGGTAATCCAAAACTATATCTCAAATGAAAGGTTAAAATAGATCAATTGTCTCAACTATGAATGTTGATCAATGTAGACAGGAATACCTTGAAGATTTCTTTTACTGACATCTGATTTCCCTGCAGTGAATGCGTCTTTCAATCTTTCCAACAACAGTTCTAGTTTTTGAAGGGCAATGAGCTTTCTAGTCTTTTCCTCGTCCTCCTGTGGTGTATCAGTGAGCCCCATGCTGGCAGTGACCAGAGTCTCCCTGTGGTAATGCAGCAGTCTCTCTACATCTGACAATATTGACTCATTATTATCGGGATCATTGGCCACAGTTTCCGAACTGCCCAAAATATAATCCAAAAACTGCATCTTGTGTGGCCCAAACAGGTCTATCAAAATGGACATCTCCTCCACACTCACATGGCTGAGGAGGTTTTTGTAAAGTTTGGACAGGGCTTTTGTTTGGAGAAGGGTTCCTGCATGTGGAGTGGGAGTATTGAGATGAGAATGGAGCTCACTAGAATGCAGACgttgtgtgtgctgctgtgtggaTATGGCGATGGTAGAATCTTCGTTCAAATCTCCCTGAAATCCCTCTGAAACCTCACTTGAATCAGTAGTAGAATCTGATTTTTGTGCAGTAGTCAGAGAGGCTTCTGACTCAGGCATCTCATCTGTATTGGTGTCCGAACTTGAAGAAGATTCTGAAATGTTCTTTGATTCGGTGACAGTTGTTTGGCTGAAAAAGCTGATGGCATTTTTGAAAAGACCAAATGCTCCTGTACGTTTATCCTCTCCTGTGCCTCCATCATGTTCATCAGGTGGAAGTGAGGAAGCAGTCGGGTTTGGAAATTCGTGTGGAAGGGTTGGCTCAGTCTGCGTTTTGTCTTCAGAGTCACTGGTTAAAGATAAACTTTCTAGTTTATGTTCAAAGTGTGTGTTGTCAGTGGAAATCCAATTACTACTAGTTTCACCTGGATGTTTCCTATCATTGTCTTTGAGCTGAAGCTCATATCCCTCATCATCAgaaagatcttttttttctgccagaTGATCACATTCTTGTTTCTTAAGGGAATGTTTCTGAATCGGAAACATTTCATTAGTATGTCCATTGTGTCCACCCTCACCTGCGAAGTGCAGatcattttctttgtatttggttTCTCCAATCTGCTCGACTTCCAAACCACTATGATCAGAAATGCTGTTAGCATTGTTGCTATAAATGTGTTCAGATTCAATTGTGTTTAGTGTATTATTGTTCTTTCCTACTTTGTTAGCTGTACCATCAAATGGTGTGTTGTTCTTTTCCTCCTCGCTTAGTCTGTCTTTCTCCACAATCTCTCCTGCCCCATCTACTAATATCTGGCTGTTTTCCTTTACACCTTGGGATGTTGCTTCTTCTGCTGAACTTGGACCCTGCTCTgagatattttcatttatgtctCTTGCAGATTCATCTTCAGTAGCTTGAAGACAAACTTCATTTGGGCATTTTAGGctgtcatcttcttttttcatctCACCTTCCACATTATTCACCTGCTGCGTCTCCTCAACCTCCATTTTCTCCTCTTTAACCTCTTCTACCTTCTcctgttttgtcatttcttcctccctcttctcttcctctgccCATTCAGTCTTCGCATCCTCATTGTGCCTCTCCTTCACATTGCTTTCTGACTCTGGTTTGCCAACATCATGAGTGTTTTTCTTCAGAATCTCCAAATGAGACAACTGTACCCATTTTTCTTCAACTTCCTcgttttccctttctttttgcCCTACTTCTTCCTTTAATTCCTTTATGTTCTCCTCATCCTTTAATTTCTCAAgttcctcctcctgctttttctcctcctttaaCACTTCTACTTCCACCAGCTTTTCTTCCTCTaactcttttttcttctcttgcctCTGTTCTTCCCTTACCTTCTCCACATCTGTTATTTCTGCCACCTCATCCTGCTTCTCCATGTTCTTTAACTCCTCCACTTCCTGTGTCTTCTGCTCTGTCTTTCCCTTCTCTACTCCACCCTGCTTATCTTCCTCCTTTACTTGGTACTGCTTCTCCTCTTTAAATTCCTGCCTCTCCTCTCCCTTCAGCTCAACTAAATCTTCAAACATTTCCTTCTCGTTTAACTCTTCTATTTCCTCCTGCTTCTGCTCTTTTTTCGCCtccctctgtttttcctttgcCTTTAACTCATTTATTGCCCCAGACAAAGTCTCTGGAGAAGCAAAGTCATGATCTGTGTTGTCCACCTTGACATCTTGACTGAGTGTGTCCTCCTTGATGTTTTCATACAGACTTTGAATACTGCTGTTAGAAGAAGGAGACGATTCAAACTTTTGAGAGCTGCTTTCAACTAGGTGGACTTCTCCTATGTGTACTAACTCACCTTGaggtgtctctgtttttgtgccAATGTTATCATCAGTCATGGCTTCTGTATCTAAAATGTCAGCATCGGTTACACTTTTGTCCTCACTGTGGGTTGGCTCATATTCCTCCTTAGCTGCGTCTGATGATGGAATGAAGGAAGACTGACTTATCCCACTGTTCTCTTCTTCATTACCAACGTCTTGACTTTGTTCCGATAAGTCATCAGTCTGAGTTGTGGCTATTTCAATGAGATCCATCTCTGCATTTCTCCTGTCATTTTCATGACTGTAACTACTAGCACCGATTCCAAAAGATGCCACAATGGATTCTTCTGTGTTGTCAGCCTTACTCATAATTTTGGCCCCATCCTCTTCAACGCTTTCTCTCACCTGATCTGTGTTGCCCTCCTCAACTTTTGCTATGGATTGTCCTATATCTATAGAATAGGGCTCCAATTCTAAATTATAGTTAGGTTgtgttacagtttttatttcctctACTCCATTACTCTCACCCTTGTTTTCTATTGAAGTGGGTATCTGTTGTCCTTCACCCACAGTTTCTGCAGATTTTTCCTCATTGGTCCTGGAGGAAAATTCATCTATAGGCAAGGATGATTCTTCTCTATTGCTCTGAGGAGAAATATCTTTTTGATCAACCCCTGCTGCAGCATCATCAGGTAAGACACTATCCTTGCTGCTATCTGAAACATCgattttgttgttattaaagTCTTCTGTGGCTAAGGTGGCAAACTCTGACTTAGATTGAGGAAATTGATCATTTTCTTCCACATTTGATATATCTGTGTCTTTGTTGGCGCAAATGTTAATATTATGATCTCCCTCTTCTGGTACCGCTTTTGTCCCAGCCTTTTCCTCCAGTCTCTGTATGTCTGGTTCTGCTTTCTTCTCTGCCTGTGCAGGTTGTATTTGACTTGTATCTGCATTCCCAAAGGCTGTTGCTTGTTCTAGGGTTTTATCCTTGTCAGTCTCTTCAAAGCTCTTACCTGTGCTCTCACTATTTTCACTCTTATAGTTCCTGAAGCCTAAAATGTCCTCAACCCCTATATTCAACCAAGAGTTAGACACTGgcttttccttctcttccttgATTATCTCTGGTTCCTGATTGCTCAGGCCAAACCCCAGTGTGCTTGACAGCCCATTTCCTAGCCAATCCAGGGTtgccatttctttcttttcctcttcatgTAAATGACTACCTTCTAGGTCCAGAGACATCCTTCTGCTTCTGAATGTCTCTTTCGGTTCACTATCATCAtccatttctctttcttcagCTTCCTCTTTTTCTGTGGAATCAGTTTTTGTCTCACCTCTAAAGTCCAGCCACCCAGTCATGGTTGAAGTGAAAGAAGCagcagttttttcttcttcctctctatTGTTTACAGCATGATCAGGTTTTCCCTCCCCTCCCAAACCCAGCCATCCCTTTACAGATGAAGATAAAGAGGCTTCTGCTTGGATTTCTCTTCTCTCAtcattcttctctctttcagcCAAATTGCCAGGTTGTCCCTCTTTTCCCAACCCTAACCATCCTGTCACAGAATAGCCAAGccaagaagaggagggagaccCACCTTGTTCGCTCATGGCTGCAGGAGTCTCATGTGCTTCTTCTTGAGTCTTGGCAGCATCACCaccagcattttctttttcatcatctCCCGCTGAAGTGCCGTCAAGTTGCTGGACTGAAACTGGAGATTGCGTAAAGGAATCTACAGATTCTGCCGAAGAATTTTCGGTGCTTGTGTCATTAGTGAGTAGGTTGGTTTGAGTGGTTTCGGACCCCTGGTTTTGGATTTTGTGATTATCtccagcatcatcatcattgtccAGATGACTGGAGTCCATGGGGTATCCAAACTCATTCATACAGATGAAATCTGATTTCTGAATCATAAGAGGAAATAAGAGGCATTTGTACAGCTTTAACAACTACAAGACTACATATCAAACTATATCagcctattttttatttagtacagCTATTAAAATTAGTATGTTTTATGCAAAGCAACTAAACTGAAGAGCTGATGAAATCAAAGCTATTCACTATTTACTTGTGTTTCCACTACTTTCTCCATAGTTGCATAAACCTGCTCCTCTTGCACTGCATCCTTTGGGAAGTAGCCAAACTGTCTGTCAATCTGAAATAAATGGTAAACATTGGGTCAGTTACAGTTTGATAATTcaacacagacattaaaatataaaggaGAAATTTAGTGGTGAAGCCCCTTTTTATTCTTTGAaggttctttcttttttgtcggTTTATGTGCCATTGGTATAGTTATAACTACAGTAAGTAATACAGTAATTTCTTAGTAAATGCAATAAGAAATATTCCTTTAATTtaacatgaaaatgtatgttGTGATTGTCATTTCTGTTTGTCACTATATAATTATTACAAGTTTAACAGCAAAGATCTGGTTCTTATATTAACATCCTGCCACatatatgtttaatattaaCTGTCTTTGATACACTTATTCAATATTTGCTTTAGCCGAAAATCCCTCAAAGCTTTAGCCtttgtgctgtgttgtgttgtttacattaatattaaagtATTAACAAATCACCAGGGTTCAAAATTCATAGTGAGGAACAGTGTTGCTTGAGTCATGCACAACAAATAGGTTGATTgcttaaatgcaaaacaaataactaaataaattatttaattcaaGTACTGTGTCTCATATGGTACATAATTATATTACAGTTAGttattagtttaaataaattctAGTGCTCTCACAGACCTTCGTGTTTATCAGGCACAGTGTGACAGCATTTGTATTATAAGTAAGACTAATCCCTTTAACTTAAATCTGAGTGGTTAGGTAAATAGAATAGATTATCCAATATATTGGTTGCtttaaagggaaaaagagacagacaggcaaAGGAATGGAAACATTAGGCATACTGTGCCTGCCCAGAGATCGTCTCTCTTTCCAGTCAGTTTATGGTAAACAAAAATGGTGTCTCCACGTCTAAAGCTCAGGAAACGGCAGTCTTTACCAAGGTGGTCCCTAGTAGCCTGCACCCTGCTCATAAGGCCTATgcatacacagacaaatacaaagaTATGGCAAAGAAATACAGACATGCAGAGGGgattaaaacataaatggaTAAACTTATAAAAACACCAATTAAGTAAATTCTTTGATATTTTCATACAGAAACCCTAAGGTACCATAGCCTACGTAGTGTAACATTATAAACTACAATAAAACACCAGCAGCTTTGGGACTTACTTTCGCACTCAGAATCTCCACAGATCTTGTAGTCAGACAACAGTCCCAGATTAAAGTGGGgtaaaatcaagaaaaaaatgcCTGTGAACCACATGATTTTGTAACCCTGTGAAAAAATCATTATTGGTGTTTTAACTggattgttttaaaagaaaatatccaTAGTGGGAGAAAATAACTCCGAACAGTTGAGCTGGCAAATGGACATTGCCTCTAGGCTGTTATTGTCCTGAAGACCCAACATGAAGTTGAGTCCAGATAAGATATAAGGCTAGCATGGGGATAATCATTAACATCCAGCTGCTAGCCTACTTGCAATACAAGCATTATCTagtggtggctcagtggtagggTGGGAGGGTTTcagcagaaagggcatccagccTAAAAACTCATagcaaatcaacgtgtggaacaccTTCTACTGTGGCTACCCATGAActgacaagccaaaagctgttgaccTTTGATCTTTTGATGaaaggctttttattttaaatgatagtttaataatagtaaaataatttacaatccACACCAAAGACAATAAATAGATAACTGGATAAGCGACACATAAATGTTCTGGCAAGAGAAAAGTGGACATTTTTGTGGACTTCGGCCATTACATAAAATTTGGCAACACGTGTTGCGTTAATTACCATAACAACCAACGCCGCGCCAAAAGACAACGTCATCATTCTGCGTTTACAAACAAGATGGCTGCTTAGTTTGTGAGTTGTTATCGCTATTGGTAAAAACGTCATTGTTGTTCGCTAGAAAAGGCTGTTATTGTTATTGGACACCGCAGCTATACCTGGCTACCTTCTGTTTTTCAGGCTTTGATCGAAATTAGATTACGCGTGGTACAAAATGAAGTCTGACGCAGAGGATTTAATGCCGAGGCTTCTGCCCGTTGAGCTTGGAGACAGTACTGAGGATGTGGACCTGAACGGACCGCCGAGAAATCCCCAGGAGTATCTCCGACAAGTCCAGTAAATTAATgtcataaacatttgtttgttgtttaagttTAGAATTATTGTGACTCAGTGTGTGACAGGCGTGTGCTGCAACCAAAAACATGAGTAGTGATGACGTTATGGAAAGGGAAAATAGTTAGACAGACTTAGTTTTATTGTGCCATTTCACCTGTCATTGATATTGTTTAATGCTACTTCTGAAGTGTATATTTTGAGCTAATATGTATtagaattatgtttttgtttttgttttttaaatcaggttGGAGGCGTCACTGTGTCCCGATGTGGTGGTAGCTCAGATTGACCccaaaaaactgaagaaacaaacaGTTAATGTATCTGTGAGTCAATGAATATGAATACATGcaataataatacttttaacTGCACAAATGTACAGCGCAGTATTCTAATGAGCcattttgctgaaattgtttttctttctgtgtatgtgtacataaaATGCTCTGCTAAACTAACAAATATCATAAGAACTTGgtaaaataatgtgcagttCAAGTTCAATGATGCTGCAACATTGGAAGCACTTTGTTTCtgactatataaataaaatcactatTATTTGTCAACCTGTATGAAGTAACAAATGAGCTACTAGGGACACATGGTTAATCTTAGCCTTTATAAGATTAGATACAAGCTTTTATTCTGTTCAGTTGTCTGAGAGATGTGTGTCCTATGTTCCAGGTAGCAGGTTGCCATGCCGCCCCAGTGGGTTTCTGTCCCAGTCTCAgttggcagcagcagcaagtcAGCAACTTCTCAGATGTCAGACAGGTAAAACAAAACTTGGGAAACCTTTTTTATACTTAATTATTTGTAATGTGTATGTGATACAGACTGTATGGAATGAAGAATAGGCAGCAATTCTATACATTTATTAGCATTTAGAATCTGCCTGTAAGGTCAAATTTCCGTCCACGCACCAGGTGTttttcttgagcaagacactcagcgGTAGCTCCCTGTGCActgatgggttaaatgcagagattAAAGATTCTATTCTTTTATATAAATCTGTAATTAGCTAATAAAATTTATGTTTGTAGAAGGATCCTTAGGCTGTTGCAGGATGAGTACAGACTATGCCAAGACATTGCAGTCTAGATAATGAATGGGAAACACTGCAAATAGTTGAATATATACAAATGACTCaattttctgtatatttattagttttttgtaatttctttagCAAATTGAATGCTGAAAAAAGGGCATCCATGACAATGACGAAAAGATGAAATATGTGGCTGATCAGCAGATTGAATGAAATTGTGTTCTGCAGTCTGGTatcatcatctgtttttaaaatcaaacctTTTCTGGGTTCTGCATTTGGTTTCAGAGAATTGCgaagaacagaaaacactggaGCAGCCAGACTCTGGATGACAATGTGCTAATGGTGAGCAGATGACActgatgcattttctttttttttacattttttaaaaatagttttaatggacattttaccttcatttctTTGATGTAGGTTTAAAGCTGAATatgaatttttcatttttttaacagtgtttaacaaatctaaatgtgtgtgtttgttccacaGCCCAAGCTAACAGATGAAGAGAGCTGGAAAAGATTTTGTTTAGGGGAGAGGGTCTATCTGGGCACTACATCCtacaacaaagacacagaacaGGAGCCAGCACTGGACTTTAACAAGGTGGTATGAATGTGtatgtaaaactgaataaaaatgatgttccCAGTTAGGAATTTaccaaactgaaatatttataaatgtttgtgaTTATGTTCAGGTGGGATTCCCTCCGTTCCTGAGCATTGTCAGCAGACTAAACCAGGTAAATCACTTCCTTAGATATCATTTAGATATTTAGCTCATTCTATTAAGttcaataatacattttctttcatgtgtCCATAGTCCACAGTGCTCGTGGTATTGGAAATCCTGATCAATTGGTTTGAAGAGAGAGAATTTGTTCCACAGTTGGTGAGTTCAGTTAATGAAGCTTTTGAGTGTAATGCTACAGTCACAAGGTTTTTGTTGTAGCTAGAAAGCTATgatcatttttttcaacaaagaCGTCTTGCAG is a window from the Channa argus isolate prfri chromosome 16, Channa argus male v1.0, whole genome shotgun sequence genome containing:
- the mia2 gene encoding cTAGE family member 5 isoform X2; the encoded protein is MIFSQGYKIMWFTGIFFLILPHFNLGLLSDYKICGDSECESLMSRVQATRDHLGKDCRFLSFRRGDTIFVYHKLTGKRDDLWAGTIDRQFGYFPKDAVQEEQVYATMEKVVETQKSDFICMNEFGYPMDSSHLDNDDDAGDNHKIQNQGSETTQTNLLTNDTSTENSSAESVDSFTQSPVSVQQLDGTSAGDDEKENAGGDAAKTQEEAHETPAAMSEQGGSPSSSWLGYSVTGWLGLGKEGQPGNLAEREKNDERREIQAEASLSSSVKGWLGLGGEGKPDHAVNNREEEEKTAASFTSTMTGWLDFRGETKTDSTEKEEAEEREMDDDSEPKETFRSRRMSLDLEGSHLHEEEKKEMATLDWLGNGLSSTLGFGLSNQEPEIIKEEKEKPVSNSWLNIGVEDILGFRNYKSENSESTGKSFEETDKDKTLEQATAFGNADTSQIQPAQAEKKAEPDIQRLEEKAGTKAVPEEGDHNINICANKDTDISNVEENDQFPQSKSEFATLATEDFNNNKIDVSDSSKDSVLPDDAAAGVDQKDISPQSNREESSLPIDEFSSRTNEEKSAETVGEGQQIPTSIENKGESNGVEEIKTVTQPNYNLELEPYSIDIGQSIAKVEEGNTDQVRESVEEDGAKIMSKADNTEESIVASFGIGASSYSHENDRRNAEMDLIEIATTQTDDLSEQSQDVGNEEENSGISQSSFIPSSDAAKEEYEPTHSEDKSVTDADILDTEAMTDDNIGTKTETPQGELVHIGEVHLVESSSQKFESSPSSNSSIQSLYENIKEDTLSQDVKVDNTDHDFASPETLSGAINELKAKEKQREAKKEQKQEEIEELNEKEMFEDLVELKGEERQEFKEEKQYQVKEEDKQGGVEKGKTEQKTQEVEELKNMEKQDEVAEITDVEKVREEQRQEKKKELEEEKLVEVEVLKEEKKQEEELEKLKDEENIKELKEEVGQKERENEEVEEKWVQLSHLEILKKNTHDVGKPESESNVKERHNEDAKTEWAEEEKREEEMTKQEKVEEVKEEKMEVEETQQVNNVEGEMKKEDDSLKCPNEVCLQATEDESARDINENISEQGPSSAEEATSQGVKENSQILVDGAGEIVEKDRLSEEEKNNTPFDGTANKVGKNNNTLNTIESEHIYSNNANSISDHSGLEVEQIGETKYKENDLHFAGEGGHNGHTNEMFPIQKHSLKKQECDHLAEKKDLSDDEGYELQLKDNDRKHPGETSSNWISTDNTHFEHKLESLSLTSDSEDKTQTEPTLPHEFPNPTASSLPPDEHDGGTGEDKRTGAFGLFKNAISFFSQTTVTESKNISESSSSSDTNTDEMPESEASLTTAQKSDSTTDSSEVSEGFQGDLNEDSTIAISTQQHTQRLHSSELHSHLNTPTPHAGTLLQTKALSKLYKNLLSHVSVEEMSILIDLFGPHKMQFLDYILGSSETVANDPDNNESILSDVERLLHYHRETLVTASMGLTDTPQEDEEKTRKLIALQKLELLLERLKDAFTAGKSDVSKRNLQAEASCFGASCGTHSKDKEESRKTQDFSSDYDTNIRRDLGTENGIESHPRFQPGSPQPLEGLMKQILDFVHQATEDSATHAQAVVSSLPDDIRPGPDLYGVPWEPVIISSLVGLVTVLLFTCRCYSSIKSRMYRRKEQWMVEQVAQLLEEKCKVLETLSKCQQEYDDLEGSLRDSGIFAHTEKTEQVETKARQLEHAKREVEMDLGQLKHQLEQQREHRMEQERRIAVLEESMKTLEEETKDLQSQEEQAQTTLKVYSMNSDRLQKNLETAEEESRLLQESNSQLKQQVEGWAERVSELEAEMRRCEVAYSGMQQDVANKDERIMSLTDCLLRMRAWDSELEEEGEEGGKKEASNGTAAKGEENESGVITNTQEHLQKVQKLIYAAKLNADLKSLDEDKDRVFAKLNDEVKAKEDLQESIKELEKEKLSLQSDAVHCSDEVQRIQQKLQIMTEMYQENELKLHRLLTVEERERLQKEEKLTKADKNIALAIEGVNNYRQRAEEMEEELEKTKQSYQTQISAHEKKAHNNWLAARAAERELADIRRENALIRQKLTDTQFKLDALDKDPYALNTLARPQPFRAERSPYGPSPLGRPASETRPFLSPPTLMDGPHTRLSPRVTCGPAEPPGGQGEMQRSAGPHSDSGSISPTWERDRRGPQLLPPPGPLVPPGPVGPPGYMFPEPGGPMYRRSLLLPGAMGVLPPPGSLPPGPPLPHSKVFPSGAPPGPPNSKDMADDAYKENSLGPSEQGHREPGPGERRTSPEADSRISGPLLTGHPMGHMDFARRTPYRPPHPDFYPPRGPGGPPMRPMWAPPPPGMIFPSRYPASGPPLPLVPHAQFAPPMRLPAPDGLPPPSMGPPPAQQSLPSPSHSQSPEEHTSPEDNI